The genome window CTCTTGAATCTGTAACAAAGCAAAATCATATTTCCAAAAATAAAACTGAAGAATTTCACGTAGTGGTTATGAAATTATTTCCTGATTCAAATTCGAGTGACAGTAGAAAAGGTATAAAGTTTGAATAAAAAATTCAATTCAGTAGTAGTTGGAGGTGGAATCGCAGGAATCATTTCAGCATTACTTGAATCTAATAAAGGCAAAACAGTTCTTTTAATCGAATCCAGCAGTCAATTGGGAGGCTTACTAAACAGTTCTTATAATGGTAAAAATTATTTCGATTATGGAACTCATATTTTCAGCCAGAGTCGAAATGATGAATTAAATAAAATTCTTTTTGATGAATTCAGTGCAGATAATTGTATAATCACGAATAAAATATCCGTTGGAAATTATTTCAATGGAATAATGAATAATAAAAATTGTTTTGTAGATGCTAATAGTCTCGAGGATTCAACTTACTATAAAGGTTGTTACGATTTCATCACGGCAAATCGAGATATTTATGATACTAATTTAGAGAGTTTTTCCATGTCTCAAATGGGGGAGACTTTTTATGAATATATATTCAAACCTACTTATCAAAAATATTTCAGAGAAGATCCCAAAAATCTAGATATTTCTTGTTTTGCTTTTTTTGATATGTCTCGAGTTATTGCATTTGATCCAAACACTACAATTGACTTACTTAGTCGAAACGAGAAATTAAAGCTAGCGCATCATGAACGTCAGGTAGGAGTTAATAAATATTATCCAATAATTGGAGGAATAGGATCTATTATAAAAAAACTTGAAGATAAATTAATTAAAAATGGAGTATCGATTAATTTAAATTTTCCTATAGAAGAAATATCATACTCAAACAATAAATTTCAAAATTTAAAAAGTAAAACTGAAACAATTGAATTCGATAGTATTATTTGGACAATTCCCCAATTCCTACTCTGTAAATATGGTAATCTTTCATATAAACTCATAGCTCCAAATTTCGTATCGACAAGACTTTTACATTTTACTTTTAATAAAAAAATCTTAACAGAATCGACATATATAAATGTATTCGATCAAAATTTATTAAGTGGCAGAATTACTTTATATCAAAATTTAACTCAGACTGATAATTTTAGCTGCACAGTGGAAGTTCTGGGATATGAAAATGTTTCTGATTTAGAACTTCCTGAATTAATTATAAAAGAGCTGTTGAAGATGAACTTGATTAATTCAAGTCACGATCTAGTATACAATGAATTGCATTCAATTAAGCAAGGCTTTCCGGTTTTGTCAATTCCTTTTGTTCAAAATCAGAAAAGCCTTAATTTAGAATTGAAAAATAATTTTTCAAATCTAAAACTATTAGGTAGAGCTTCAGGTAATACATTCTTTCTAGAAGATGTATTAAATGAGGTATATGAAGAATTAGCGCGAAATTAAATAATAAAATCTTATTTCTAAATTTTGAAATTAGATCGGTTATATGTCGTTTCTTTAATTGTAAATGTCTTAGGGATAAAGTTCTTAAATATGAATAAAAATAATGAAAACGTAGAATACTACTCCAAGCTAGTAAATCAATTTGGAAATGATGTAAAGTCATTGAACTGGGGAAGCAATGCTTCCCAAGAACTAAGATTCCAAATTTTATCAGAGATTGGAGATATTAGTAATAAATCTATACTTGATATTGGTTGCGGATTAGGAGATCTATACAAATTCCTGAACAAGAAAGAAAAGGTTGTAAAGTATTCTGGCATAGATATCACACCTTCAATGATAGAGATGGCAAGGAAGAATTATTCAACAGTTGATTTTTCTGTAAAAGATTATATGAAGGATGAAATTGGAATAAGCGATTATATTTTTATAAGTGGTATATTCACCTATCAATCGAAAGAATTCTTTGAGAAATCAATTCTTTCCTTATTTCAAAAGGTTCGCTTAGGGATATCATTTAATTTGCTGAGTAGTTGGGCTGACACGCTTGCCGAGAATGAATTTTATGCTGATCCTATCGAGACAGTAAAATTCTGTAAATCTATAACAAGGAAATTCGCATTTAGGCATGATTATCACCCGGCAGATTTTACCATTTATTTGTATAAATAAAAATGATTGTATCTATCAATCAACCGGCTTATTTACCTTGGCTAGGATATTTTCATAGAATTGCAATATCCGATATTCATATCGTGTTGGATCATGTGCAGTTTGAGAAAAATAGCTTTACGAATAGAAATAAAATTCGAACAAGAGAAGGTACAGCCTGGTTAACCGTTCCTGTTTTGACCAGTGGGAAATTTAAATCTAACCCGATCAATTTATTAGAAATTGATAATAAACAAAAATGGGCTAAGAAACATTTGGAAGCATTTAAATTGAACTATCGAAAAGCTAGATATTTTGATGAGATCTTTTCGTTTCTCATGGAAGTTTATTCACAGGAATGGAAGTATTTACATGAAATCGCAGATAAACTGAACTTATTTATACTAAATTATCTAAATATCAAAACAAAAATTCTTTATAGCTCCAAAATGAATATCCATTCGGTTAAATCAGATCTCGTTTATGAATTATGCAAAGAAACTGGATCGTCTATATATATATCAGGCAGTCTAGGTAGAAATTATTTAGAAGAAGATAAATTTTCTCAAAATAATATAAAAGTTATATATCATGATTATAATCACCCAACTTATGAGCAAATCTATCCAGGTTTTGAACCATATATGAATATTTTTGATTTACTATTCAATCATGGTAAAGGTAGCATGAAAATTCTTAATTCAGGATTTCAACTACCTCAATGATTCAATTAGATAATAAGAAAATTCTTGTTGTTGTCGCTCATCCAGATGACGAATTGTTGGGGTTAGGTGCAACAATTCATAAATTAGTCAAATACAATCATTGTGTAGCGAGGGCTGTAATTTTAGGTGAAGGTATTACTTCTCGATCGGATCAGAGAGATCGAGCAGTTTGGAAAGATGAGTTAGAGATTCATCGAAAGAATATTTACTCTGCACAACAATGTATAGGCTATGAAAGTGTCGGAATCTATGATTTTCCAGATAATCGATTTGATTCAGTCCCTTTATTAGATATTGTAAAAATTATAGAGAAGGAAAATCGCGAATTTATTCCTGACGTTATTTTTACCCACCATAATGGAGATTTAAATATTGATCATAGGATCACATCTGATGCTGTAGTAACAGCAACAAGACCATTGCAAGACGAGTCTGTTAAAACAATCCTTTCCTTTGAGACACCCTCGGCAACTGAGTGGCAAGCTTCAAATTACCCAACACTATTTAATCCGAATGTGTATTTTACTTTTGAAAAGGATTCGTTGGAAGCAAAAATTGACGGACTCAATTCATACAAAATGGAAGTCAGAGATTATCCTCATCCTAGGTCTCCGGAAGGTTTAGAAATTTTAGCTAAATATAGAGGTATGATTGTTGGAGCTATGTATGCGGAAGCATTTTATCTTCTAAGGACAATCGTTGAAAAATAAAATCGTTATCCATTCTGATCGGTTTATTATTCGGATTCTCGAAGAAAATGATGTAACAGAGAAATATCTCGATTGGTTAAGCGATTCCGAGGCAAAAAAATATATAGTTGCAGCAAAAAAAAAGAATGATCTGGTTAGTCTGCGTTCCTATGTAAGGAAGAATTTTGAGTCAAACTCTACATATTTTTTTGGAATTTTTGATAAAAATAATAAATTTCACATAGGAAATATAAAATATGATGAAATTGATTTGCGATTAGGTTATGCTAAGATGGGTATTCTGATCGGAGACCCGGAATACAGAGGAAAGGGAGTAGCGGTAGAAGTGTTACTCAAGACCATGGAATGGATTCTAGAACAGGGCATTCGAACTGTTTTTCTAGGTGTGGATGAAAACAATAAAAATGCAATTGGTGCTTATGAGAAGGCAGGATTTGTTTTCTTTCGGGATGAATATCCTGATTACTTGAGTCGCAGTGCAAAATATATGTACCGTAAACTTTAATAAATTTACTGAATTTTAAATATATTTTTTTTAATGATTAAGAATATTGATAAGTATAGTTTTAAGATAATTTTTCTTTTAAAATATGGTAAATTTTTAAAGAGAGTAGCTAAGAATTTTCATTCCAGATATTCCGATCAATTCATTAAAAGGATTCAGCAAATAGTCATCGAAAATTCATATTATTTCAGCTTAGATCACGCAAGTAAATTGAGAATGTCTGAGAGTGTTCAATTTTTATCAATTGATGAATATTTTGATACTGGATCAACATATATAAATTTTTCAAATGGTAGAATCAAAGTCAAGTTTTTGGCTAAAACCAAAAAGATAATTGAATCGATTGGGTTCTTAATCCTTGCTTTCTATTCAGTATTTCGAGGAAGTATTTTCGGAATAAAGACAAAAAAGAACCGTTTTAATATTGTTATATCAGATTTAGCACTTGATAGTTTTTTTAATCATGAAGAGATCAGTGTTTTATTTAAAGTCATCGAGGGAGACTATTATCCTATTTTGAATTCGTCAGAGAATCTGATTATAAAATCTAAGAAAATGGATAAATTAACGAATGGAAAAATTTATTTTTCTAGCCAGCCTTTATTAGCATTGATGGAGTTAATTAGATGGGATTTTAAAGATTTGTTTACAATATTTTTGTCATTCCTAAGATTTTTTATTTTTGTTCTTATACCTTCCATTTTTACAGACATTAAAATTCTACTTTTAAAAGACTTAATGTTGATTGAGGTTGTTTCGCATTTAGATCGATTTAATATTATTGAAAATTTCATTATAACGAATTCAGACTGCTATTCTCATAATTTATATCTTTCTAATTCCGAAAAAAATAACCATAAATTAGTCATGTTATGGTACTCGATAAATAATTGTGATCTTAAGTTTAAAAGAAGTATAGGACACTCCAAAAAATCCTTTGCTCCTTGGTTAAAGACAATGAATGTAGATGAGCATTTTGTTTGGAATTTAGAACAGAAAATTTGGTTACAAGATATAGGGGAAACTTCAAAAATTTCATTAACTGGACCTATCATGTTCAATAATCCCTTTAGAACTATTGAGAATAAAATATTTAATCCTAATAAATTCAATATAGTTTTATTTGATGTTCCACCAAAAATTGAGATCAAAGAAAAACAAGCTTACGGTAAATCTGCAATTTTTTATAATTTAGAAATTTCTAAACGTTTTATATTAGATTTTATTGAGTATTCCCGGGGAAGGGATATACAAATATATTTGAAAACTAAAAGAAAAGATGAAAAGAATACAAAAGCAGAGTATTTACAATTGCTTGCTGATCTAGAAGTTAGTAATGAATTGATTATTCTTGATCCCACCATATCTATAGATTCCTTGCTCGATTCAAAAGTTGATTTAGTAGCATCAATTCCTTATACATCCGTTGCATATCTTGCTTTTCAAAAAAATATAAAATCAATTTTTTATGATCCAGGGGAAATGTTAGATTGCAATCATTCTTACTACAAAGGTCAGATTTTTATTTCTGGAAAAAATGATTTGGAGAATTACCTTTTAGAAGTAGCATGACGAATTTTTATTTTTGGAGATTATGATTTTGTTATAATTGGTTGAGTTATGTAAATGAGTCAGATAGATATTGAGCTCGAGAATGAAAGAAATTAAGAAATAAGGAAATGAATTTAAATGAACCCAAAAGTCATTGAGGTGGGATACGGGAAAGTATCCAAGGTCAAAATCGGAGCAAAACTTCCACTGGTTTTTATTGGTGGACCTTGTGCAATCGAGTCAAAAGAACATACGTTTATGATGGCAAAAACAGTAAAGGAAATCTGTGATAAAGTAGGAGTTCCTTGGATATTTAAAGCTTGCTATGATAAAGACTGCAGGTCGGCTCCAGATAGCTTTCATGGATTGGGAGTGGAAGGTGGATTAAAAATCCTTGCTGAGGTTAGAGATGAATTCGGAATTCCCGTGACCTCTGATTTTTCAGATCCTTCTTGGGGAGCAGCGACCGGTGAGGTATGTGACCTAGTTCAAGTACCTGCATATTTATGTCGTCAGACATCCATACTTCGGTCTGCGGCTGAAACAGGTCGACCTGTTCATCTTAAAAAAGGGCAATTCATGAGTCCTTGGAATATGAAGAACTCTGTTCGTAAGTTAGAAGCTCATGGTTGCAAAGCAGTGGTTCTCACAGATCGTGGAACATTTTTTGGTTATAATATGCTCGTGAATGATTTCAAGTGTTTCCCAATTATGGCAGAGACAGGATATCCAGTTTGCTTTGATGCGACTCATTCAATACAATTGCCAACATCTATGGGTAATATTTCAGGTGGTCAAAGAGAATACATCCCGCATTTGGTTCGAGGAGCATGTGCAGTGGGTATCAATGCTCTATTTATGGAAGTTCACAATGATCCACCAAATGCTATGAGTGATGCTAATACTGTAATGGATATCAAACATTTAGAAAATGTCCTTTCTCAAGCCAAATTTATGCATGAAAAACGATTAGAACTTTTGGAAAAATTTGGAGAAGACAATGTCCACAGAGATTAATAGAAATAAACCCGTTCGAGATGTAATGATTCCTTTGGATCGTTTTCCAGTCCTCAAAGAAAACACAATATTCAAAGAAGCACTAGAAGCTATGAGTAAATTCAATTTAGGAATAGCTTGTATCACAAATAGTGAAGGTCAACTGATTGGTCTAGTTACCGATGGAGATGTTCGTAGAAAACTATTAAAAATCCAGAAGCCATTTTCTGCACTTTTTGTGGACGATGCCCTCGATCATTGCATAAAATCTCCAGTTACAATTTCTCAAAATTCTAACCTTATGAGCGCTGTGGAGCTCATGGAAAAGAAACATGTTTGGGATTTACCTGTAGTAGATGAGACTGGAAAGCTTCTTGGTCTTTTACATTTACATCCTGCTGTCAAAGCTCTACTAACATAATCGATACTTATGGAAAATTTATTTGCGCGAAGAAAAAAATTAAAATCCAAACTTGTAAATAGAGAGAGATTATTTGCTGGATGGGTATCTTATTCTCATCCATCCATCACGGAAACTTTTGCAGGTGCAGGATTCGATTTTATAGCTATTGATATGGAGCATGGAACCGTATCATTAGAGCAAGCACAACGAATCATTGCCGCAGCTCAAGCTGAGGGAAGTTTGTGTCTACCTAGACCAGTATCGCATTCTAATGATTGGACCAAACCTCTTTTAGATTCTGGGGCTGATGGGATGTTATACCCGATGGTTCAGACCAAACAGGACGTTCAAGCTTTGATAGAAATCAATAAATATCCTTCTGTTGGCAAGAGGAGTTTTGGTGTCAATCGAGCACAGAATTATGGATTTGATTTTGATGAGTATGTAAAGACCTGGAATGAGAGTTCTTCACTTATATTACAAATCGAATCAATCCAAGCGGTTGAAAACATAAATGAACTTCTATCATATCAAGAAGTTGATGGTGTTATGGTTGGACCGTATGACATGTCTGGTTCACTAGGAGTACCTGGACAAACAACTCATCCTCTGGTCTTAGAAGCCTCTAAAAAAGTGATTCTTGCTTGTGAAAAATATGGAAAGAGTTGCGGATCTCAAATAGCCGATGTAACCGAAGATGCAATGACAAAACATTTTGATCAAGGTTACACCTATTGTATATTAGGCTCGGATCTATTCGTTTTATGGAAATGGGCTGAGAATATGAAGAAAATGATTCAGACTTTTAAATAGGATACAAATTGAGCAAATATATTGATTCACTTTTTAACTTAGAAAATAAGATAGCCGCTGTTATTGGAGCGGGTGGTCATTTATGCGGAGAAATGGCAAAAGGGTTTGCTCGAGCTGGATGCAAAGTGGCTATTTTAGATCTGCGTTTGGAGAAAGCTCAAAAAGTTGCAGATGATATTCAAAAAGAAGGATATCCTCGTCCATTAGCTATTGCTTTGGATGTTACAAAAAAGGAAGAGCATGAGTTAGCTTTAGCTGGCATTATCCAAGAGTTCGGAGGACTGGATATTGTCGTAAATGGTGCTGGAATTAATGGACCTAGTCCTTTCTTTGAGATATCTCTAGATGAATGGCATTCAATTATGGATTCGCAGATAACGGGAACTTTTCTTGGCTGTCAAGTTTATGGTAAGTATTTAGTGGATCAGGGAAAAGGTTCTATTATTAATATCTCGTCTGCTTCTGCAGGACCACCTTTGTCAAAAGCATTCACATATTCTGTTGCAAAGGCGGGAATAAAAAATCTAACTCAAAACTTGGGAAGAGAGTGGGGAAAAAAGGGTGTGCGAGTTAATGCGATTCGGCCTGGATTTTTTCCAACAGAATGGAATCGAAAAAACTTTATTACACCAGAAAGGGAGAATGCAATTTTAGGGCATACACCAATGGGGCGCTACGGTGAACCTTCAGAACTTCTTGGTGCGATTCTATGGTTAGCTTCAGATGCTGCAAGCTTTGTTACTGGTGCAGAAATTGAAGTAGATGGTGGTTTTAGTTGTATGACAATATAACTAAAGATATAAGAAAAAAATATAAATGAATAACTGTCCAGTTTGCAATTCAATCAGTTTAAATTTTTTGAGAGAATATAAAGGAAGGTCACCTTTATTTATAGACAAAAAACTAATGAAGTGCTCGGGATGTGAATTTGTTTTCGCTTCACCCTTACCAGACAATAAGGAACTTGCTGAATACAATTCTAAGTATTTTCTGAATGCACATGGTGGCAATTCGACTCATCCTGTTGCTGTAGCTTTTCATTCAGCGATCAATAAAATTCGTGCAAACCATGTACTCGATTATGCTAAAGGATCTGGAGTTAAGATAAAAAAAGTATTGGAGATTGGTCCAGGATTAGGCTTTATTCTAAAATACTTCAAGGATCAATATCCTGAAGTTGAATATAGCATAATTGAATCTGATGTTGAAAATTTAAGTAAATTAAAAAATCTTGCATTTTCCCATTTTGAAAATTTGGACTATGCGCCTAAAGATTATTTTGACCTAGTAATTGTATCCCATGTTCTGGAACATACAAATGATCCGATTGCATTCTCATCTAAGTTACTAGAAAAGATCAATAGTAGTGGAATTTTATTTATTGAAGTTCCTAATGAAGATTATAAATTTAAAGTTGAGGATGAGCCCCACTTACTCTTCTTTAACAAATATTCAATGGGACGTTTGCTGGATCAACTTGCCCTAAAAAATATCGCAATCACCAATCATGGACCGAATATAGAAGAAGGAATGGTTCGGAAATTCTTCATTCGTCTGTATCATTTAATCGACCATACTTTAACAAAATTCAAAATTCTTTTACCAGCTCATATTTTTTATGGATCGTATAAGAAATTATTATCTAGTCGAGAAATCGTATCCATTTTGCCTTTTGATGCTATTCTGAGTAAAGACTCGCCATCCTGGTGGTTACGAGTTGTCGCACAGAAAAAGTAGATAGCTTTTCTAAAAATTATAGAATTAATACATAGTTGCTATATGAATCTTAAATCTTCCATTATCAATAGAATTAAGTATTTTGATCGATATAGTTCAATTGGAGAGGAAAGAGAGGAATCTATCACAAAGAATGTTAGTTCTTTAAAGAAGAATGGATTTCTGATACTAGATGAATATATATCTGGAGAAAATTTAAAAAATCTACAATCGATTTACAAAAATCGTTTGGAAGAAGGTCTCAAGTTTGAGACACCCTGTTTGGCTCAGTCGTTGATTGATGATTTAGAACACAGCGAATTGATAGAAAATTACTTTCGATACAATCCTAATGAATTGGTGAAATACAAAATAACTTTTGATCACAAAGACTTCTTGGACTATAAAGAATGTTTGAACAAGTATCGACCCTCAACACTTAAAACCTATCTTTCAGACATTCAAGAATTTTATAGTTATTGGTTAGATGAAAATTTATTAAAAATTATCGAATCTTACATGGGAATTAGACCACATATGGTTGAGGCTTATCTTCGTAGAAATTTTCCTGCAAAATACAAAGTGATGAATCACTTTTGGCATAGAGATTCCAATCACCCAGAATTTTTGATCAAGGCATTTATATTTCTATCAGATTGTAAACTTACGAATGGACCACATGAGTATGTTTCTGGAAGCATACAGGATCGAAGCTTGGATGGAAAGGCATACTATACTGATCAAGATGTGGACAGTTTGTACCCTGACGGATCAATTCAGAGAATAAAATCTATTGTAAAAGCGGGAACAGTTATTTTAGAAGATACTAGAGGCTTACACCGAGCAACGATCCCCAAGGAAGGCTACAGAGATCTTGGTTTCGCAGTCTTTTTGCCATTGTCAAAATTACAAAAGCAACTCAAATCAATGTTTTGGATTGATAAAAATACATATTCATCCCTTTCAAGTTACCAAAAATCATTTATACCTAAGCAAAATATTCGTTAAGGAAATTACATTTGTCTAAAACAGCTATTATTACAGGCGGAAACAAAGGAATCGGACTAGGTATTACAGAGTCATTTTTGAATGCTGGCTACTCCGTAGTAGTCGGTGCAAGAAAAGAAACTGATTTATCTAAATTAGGAGATCGAGTTAGATTTGTTAGTATGGATGTCCAGAAGGAAGAAGATCATAGAAAGCTTGTGAAGACCGCATTAGATTGGACTGGTGCTTTAGATGTGTATGTAAACAATGCTGGATTCTCTCAGTGGAAGCCAATCGAGAAAATTGATGAGGCTTTTTTTGATAACATTATAAATACGAATTTAAAAGGTGCCTTTTGGGGTTGTAAAGTAGCTGCTGAAAATTTGAAAAGTGGCGGAAGTATTCTTAATATCTCGAGTATTGCAGGCAAACGAGGAAGTTCGAATAACTCTATGTATGTGGCATCGAAATTTGGAATGAATGGATTAACTCAATCTCTTGCAAAAGAATTAGGTCCCAGAGGGATACGAGTCAATGGACTTTGTCCTGTACTAATTTTAACAGACGGACTAAGAGAAGCACTTATGGAAGAATATTCACCAGCTAAGGGTGAGCCTGAAAAGTTTATTACAGATTTTACAAAGGGTAATTCTGCTCTTGGTCGAATGCCTTCGTCCAAAGAGGTCGGGGATATGTGTGTATTACTTTCGTCTGAGATGGCTTCAGCGATCACAGGTCAGAATATCAATGTGGATTGTGGAGTATTTCCTCAATGAAAAAGATCGTAGCATTTATTCCAGCACATTTGGCCTCAGTTCGGTTTCCTCGCAAAGTTCTATTTGAAATTCATGGACTTCCTATGATTGAGCATGTACGGAGAAGGGCAATTCTTTCAGGGGCTTTTTCTGAAGTGTATGTTGCTACTTGTGATGACGAAGTGCAGGCATTAATTGAAAAGCATGGAGGAAAAGTTATTCGAACAGCA of Leptospira sp. GIMC2001 contains these proteins:
- a CDS encoding NAD(P)/FAD-dependent oxidoreductase, which produces MNKKFNSVVVGGGIAGIISALLESNKGKTVLLIESSSQLGGLLNSSYNGKNYFDYGTHIFSQSRNDELNKILFDEFSADNCIITNKISVGNYFNGIMNNKNCFVDANSLEDSTYYKGCYDFITANRDIYDTNLESFSMSQMGETFYEYIFKPTYQKYFREDPKNLDISCFAFFDMSRVIAFDPNTTIDLLSRNEKLKLAHHERQVGVNKYYPIIGGIGSIIKKLEDKLIKNGVSINLNFPIEEISYSNNKFQNLKSKTETIEFDSIIWTIPQFLLCKYGNLSYKLIAPNFVSTRLLHFTFNKKILTESTYINVFDQNLLSGRITLYQNLTQTDNFSCTVEVLGYENVSDLELPELIIKELLKMNLINSSHDLVYNELHSIKQGFPVLSIPFVQNQKSLNLELKNNFSNLKLLGRASGNTFFLEDVLNEVYEELARN
- a CDS encoding class I SAM-dependent methyltransferase → MNKNNENVEYYSKLVNQFGNDVKSLNWGSNASQELRFQILSEIGDISNKSILDIGCGLGDLYKFLNKKEKVVKYSGIDITPSMIEMARKNYSTVDFSVKDYMKDEIGISDYIFISGIFTYQSKEFFEKSILSLFQKVRLGISFNLLSSWADTLAENEFYADPIETVKFCKSITRKFAFRHDYHPADFTIYLYK
- a CDS encoding WbqC family protein; protein product: MIVSINQPAYLPWLGYFHRIAISDIHIVLDHVQFEKNSFTNRNKIRTREGTAWLTVPVLTSGKFKSNPINLLEIDNKQKWAKKHLEAFKLNYRKARYFDEIFSFLMEVYSQEWKYLHEIADKLNLFILNYLNIKTKILYSSKMNIHSVKSDLVYELCKETGSSIYISGSLGRNYLEEDKFSQNNIKVIYHDYNHPTYEQIYPGFEPYMNIFDLLFNHGKGSMKILNSGFQLPQ
- a CDS encoding PIG-L deacetylase family protein encodes the protein MIQLDNKKILVVVAHPDDELLGLGATIHKLVKYNHCVARAVILGEGITSRSDQRDRAVWKDELEIHRKNIYSAQQCIGYESVGIYDFPDNRFDSVPLLDIVKIIEKENREFIPDVIFTHHNGDLNIDHRITSDAVVTATRPLQDESVKTILSFETPSATEWQASNYPTLFNPNVYFTFEKDSLEAKIDGLNSYKMEVRDYPHPRSPEGLEILAKYRGMIVGAMYAEAFYLLRTIVEK
- a CDS encoding GNAT family N-acetyltransferase, with protein sequence MKNKIVIHSDRFIIRILEENDVTEKYLDWLSDSEAKKYIVAAKKKNDLVSLRSYVRKNFESNSTYFFGIFDKNNKFHIGNIKYDEIDLRLGYAKMGILIGDPEYRGKGVAVEVLLKTMEWILEQGIRTVFLGVDENNKNAIGAYEKAGFVFFRDEYPDYLSRSAKYMYRKL
- a CDS encoding polysaccharide biosynthesis PFTS motif protein encodes the protein MSESVQFLSIDEYFDTGSTYINFSNGRIKVKFLAKTKKIIESIGFLILAFYSVFRGSIFGIKTKKNRFNIVISDLALDSFFNHEEISVLFKVIEGDYYPILNSSENLIIKSKKMDKLTNGKIYFSSQPLLALMELIRWDFKDLFTIFLSFLRFFIFVLIPSIFTDIKILLLKDLMLIEVVSHLDRFNIIENFIITNSDCYSHNLYLSNSEKNNHKLVMLWYSINNCDLKFKRSIGHSKKSFAPWLKTMNVDEHFVWNLEQKIWLQDIGETSKISLTGPIMFNNPFRTIENKIFNPNKFNIVLFDVPPKIEIKEKQAYGKSAIFYNLEISKRFILDFIEYSRGRDIQIYLKTKRKDEKNTKAEYLQLLADLEVSNELIILDPTISIDSLLDSKVDLVASIPYTSVAYLAFQKNIKSIFYDPGEMLDCNHSYYKGQIFISGKNDLENYLLEVA
- the kdsA gene encoding 3-deoxy-8-phosphooctulonate synthase; the encoded protein is MNPKVIEVGYGKVSKVKIGAKLPLVFIGGPCAIESKEHTFMMAKTVKEICDKVGVPWIFKACYDKDCRSAPDSFHGLGVEGGLKILAEVRDEFGIPVTSDFSDPSWGAATGEVCDLVQVPAYLCRQTSILRSAAETGRPVHLKKGQFMSPWNMKNSVRKLEAHGCKAVVLTDRGTFFGYNMLVNDFKCFPIMAETGYPVCFDATHSIQLPTSMGNISGGQREYIPHLVRGACAVGINALFMEVHNDPPNAMSDANTVMDIKHLENVLSQAKFMHEKRLELLEKFGEDNVHRD
- a CDS encoding CBS domain-containing protein — translated: MSTEINRNKPVRDVMIPLDRFPVLKENTIFKEALEAMSKFNLGIACITNSEGQLIGLVTDGDVRRKLLKIQKPFSALFVDDALDHCIKSPVTISQNSNLMSAVELMEKKHVWDLPVVDETGKLLGLLHLHPAVKALLT
- a CDS encoding HpcH/HpaI aldolase family protein; this translates as MENLFARRKKLKSKLVNRERLFAGWVSYSHPSITETFAGAGFDFIAIDMEHGTVSLEQAQRIIAAAQAEGSLCLPRPVSHSNDWTKPLLDSGADGMLYPMVQTKQDVQALIEINKYPSVGKRSFGVNRAQNYGFDFDEYVKTWNESSSLILQIESIQAVENINELLSYQEVDGVMVGPYDMSGSLGVPGQTTHPLVLEASKKVILACEKYGKSCGSQIADVTEDAMTKHFDQGYTYCILGSDLFVLWKWAENMKKMIQTFK
- a CDS encoding SDR family oxidoreductase; this encodes MSKYIDSLFNLENKIAAVIGAGGHLCGEMAKGFARAGCKVAILDLRLEKAQKVADDIQKEGYPRPLAIALDVTKKEEHELALAGIIQEFGGLDIVVNGAGINGPSPFFEISLDEWHSIMDSQITGTFLGCQVYGKYLVDQGKGSIINISSASAGPPLSKAFTYSVAKAGIKNLTQNLGREWGKKGVRVNAIRPGFFPTEWNRKNFITPERENAILGHTPMGRYGEPSELLGAILWLASDAASFVTGAEIEVDGGFSCMTI
- a CDS encoding class I SAM-dependent methyltransferase, which gives rise to MNNCPVCNSISLNFLREYKGRSPLFIDKKLMKCSGCEFVFASPLPDNKELAEYNSKYFLNAHGGNSTHPVAVAFHSAINKIRANHVLDYAKGSGVKIKKVLEIGPGLGFILKYFKDQYPEVEYSIIESDVENLSKLKNLAFSHFENLDYAPKDYFDLVIVSHVLEHTNDPIAFSSKLLEKINSSGILFIEVPNEDYKFKVEDEPHLLFFNKYSMGRLLDQLALKNIAITNHGPNIEEGMVRKFFIRLYHLIDHTLTKFKILLPAHIFYGSYKKLLSSREIVSILPFDAILSKDSPSWWLRVVAQKK
- a CDS encoding phytanoyl-CoA dioxygenase, translating into MNLKSSIINRIKYFDRYSSIGEEREESITKNVSSLKKNGFLILDEYISGENLKNLQSIYKNRLEEGLKFETPCLAQSLIDDLEHSELIENYFRYNPNELVKYKITFDHKDFLDYKECLNKYRPSTLKTYLSDIQEFYSYWLDENLLKIIESYMGIRPHMVEAYLRRNFPAKYKVMNHFWHRDSNHPEFLIKAFIFLSDCKLTNGPHEYVSGSIQDRSLDGKAYYTDQDVDSLYPDGSIQRIKSIVKAGTVILEDTRGLHRATIPKEGYRDLGFAVFLPLSKLQKQLKSMFWIDKNTYSSLSSYQKSFIPKQNIR
- a CDS encoding SDR family NAD(P)-dependent oxidoreductase, whose product is MSKTAIITGGNKGIGLGITESFLNAGYSVVVGARKETDLSKLGDRVRFVSMDVQKEEDHRKLVKTALDWTGALDVYVNNAGFSQWKPIEKIDEAFFDNIINTNLKGAFWGCKVAAENLKSGGSILNISSIAGKRGSSNNSMYVASKFGMNGLTQSLAKELGPRGIRVNGLCPVLILTDGLREALMEEYSPAKGEPEKFITDFTKGNSALGRMPSSKEVGDMCVLLSSEMASAITGQNINVDCGVFPQ